The stretch of DNA TTGAACCAGAATTTGCTTTACGTTCTTACAGTGAAGTATTAGATATGTGGGGAGTTGCTTTACGCGACCGCTGTAAATATGAAGCCAATAATAATCCTTGGAAAAAATCAATTAATACAGTAGGAATAGCTCAATTAGTTAAAGGAGATAAACTGCATCACAAATTTGCTGTCATTGATCGCAATACAGTAATTACTGGCTCACACAATTGGTCAGAGGCTGCCAATTATAATAATGATGAAAATCTTTTAATTATTAAAAATGCTACCGTTGCCCAACATTTCCAACAGCAATTTAATCTACTTTACGAACAAACTAAATTAGAAATACCTCCTTATTTTCAAACCAAATTGGCAAAACAACAGCAACAATGTTTTTGAATAAGTAGCTCTAAACATTAAATGATAAGGAAAGAAAAAAGGAAACAGAGAATACAGTTTATTAGTAGATTTTAAGTTTAATTAGATTGACTTACTTAATGGCTATCAGTTATCAATGAACAATCAACTATCTTTAAGAATTTGAGAAATCATTCGATTCGCTTGCGAACTGTAGCCACCACCAAATAAATTAAAGTGATTGAGAACGTGATAAAGATTGTAAATCGTTTTTCGTTGTTGATAACCTGAATCTAACTGCCAAAATTGATTATAACCACGATAAAAAGCAGCAGGAAAACCACCAAATAATTCTGTCATTGCCAAATCCACCTCGCGATCGCCATAATAAGTAGCAGGATCTAAAATTACTGGCTGACCATTTCTAGTAACCGATGCATTTCCTGACCATAAATCCCCGTGTACGATTGACGCTTCTGGTTGTCTGTCAGCTAATTGTTCTCTGACTGTTTCTACAACTTGATTAGAATCGGGAAAACTTCCCCCACGACGTTTAGCCAACTTCAACTGATAACCAATTCGTTGTTCGGCAAAAAAATCTGCCCAATTATCCATCCAATGATTAATTTGAGGAGTAGAACCAATTGTATTGTTTCTTTCCCAACCAAACTTGTCAGTAGTTCCCTTTTGATGCATGGCTGCTAATTGTTTTCCCATTTCTGACCAGGCTTGAGAATTACCACTTCCTAAATCTAACCATTCCAAAACTAGATAACAAGAATTACTAGCTACCCCCCAACAAATCGGTTGCGGTACGATAATCGTGTGCGTTGCATACATCTGTTCTAAACCCAAAGCTTCAGCCACAAACATTTCTATTTGAGAAGCTTGATTAAGTTTGACAAAATAATTCTTACCATTGCCACTTACTTTGTAACCTTGGTTAATACATCCACCGCCAACCGAGCGAGTATTTTCTATCTCAAAACTATTTTCTGTCGCTTGGGAGATTGCTTTTGCTATTTCTTGCCACATTTTTAGAGTAAAGGATTATTTGAATTTTAAATTATAAAACTTAGCTTTGAATATATTAAACTAGTTTGTTTGATTAAATATTTATTTAATTTCTTTGCTTGATTAATTGAAATTAAGCAAATTATTACTATGATTTTATCAATAAATATTTAGTTATAGATGAATTTTTTCTCATAAAACTTTCATGAATGATTTAAGTTTAATAACTACATTAGTTAGTGTTTCCTGAAATAAATAAGTGAGTTTAAATATGGCTTTAATTCCTGGAACTGCTGATGATGATTCTTTAGTAGGAACAAATGGTAACGATAGTATTTTAGGTGGTGAAGGTAACGACACTCTCAATGGTAGAGATGGTAATGATAGTATTCAAGGACAAGAAGGAGATGATTCTCTTCTTGGCGGTAATGGAGTAGATAATCTCAACGGTGGGGAAGGTAACGATACCCTTTTTGGACAAGCTGGTAACGACCGCTTAGATGCTGGTGAAGAAGGCAACGATTTTCTCGATGGTGGTGCTGGTAATGATACTCTTTTTGGTGGTGAAGGAAACGATACATTATTAGGTCAAGCAGGTAACGATATTCTTCAGGGTCGTGAAGGTAATGATACCTTAACTGGTGCTGCTGGTTCTGACTCTTTAGTGGGTGGAGAAGATAATGACTATCTCACTGGAGGAATTTCCAATGACACTCTTAACGGCGGAAAAGGAGATGATACTCTCATTGGTGGTGCAGGTTCGGATATTTTAACTGGCGGTGAAGATGATGATATTTTTGTTTTAGCAAGAGGAGAAGGTCAAGATCAAATTAGAGATTTTGTGTTTGACCAAGATCAAATTGCTTTAGCAGGAAGTTTAACTTTTGGACAAATTACTATTACTCAAAGTGGCAAGAATGTTTTAATTGGTACTACAGATAGTAATGAAGTTTTAGCAACTGTTCTTAATGTTAATGCCAATCAGTTTGATTCAGATAATTTTATTAATGAATATGATATTTAGAAGACAACTGGAGTAGAGACGTAATATATTACGTCTCTACACTAACGAACTGCTGAATAATTATTCAACTGAAGTAGATGCTAACTCTGGTTGTAACTCGCTTTGGGCTAATTTTTCTTTATCTTTGCGACGTTTTTTTGCATAGAGTTGAATGCTAGCTACCATCGCAATTACTAAAGCTACAATCAACCAAGTTGTTAAATCAAGAGGAAGATTATTTTTAAATACTGCTAGCAAGACAATTAAAACTAGCATAATTGTAGGAGCTTCATTTAAGGCTCTAAATTGTTGTCCTGTCCATTTACATTCATCTTTGGCTAACTGTTTCATAATTCTCTTACAGTAGTGATGATAGCCAATCAGAAGTAAAACTAAACCTAATTTAATATGTAGCCAGCTTGACTTGAGAATTTCTGGTTCAGTAGATATTAAACCGATCGCCATTGCTACTGTTACCAACATTCCAGGTGTGGTAATGATATTGTAGAGGCGTTTTTCCATTAATTCATACTGTTTTTTTAAAATAGTTCGGGCTGGTTCTGGTTCTTGGTATGCTTCTGCATGATAGACAAATAAACGCACTAGATAAAATAACCCTGCAAACCAGACTACTACGCCGATGAGGTGAAATGCTTTAAACCAGTAATATGCCATTTTGTTTACTAAAGTAACTTACTCACTATTGAGTGAGTTTAAAGTTTTATTTGGTTGCAAAACTTAATACGCAATAAAATTTTAGATCTAGATATCTTTAAATATGGCAAATATTTTTCAGCTTCCTAGTTCCCTTCCCTCAGAAGAGTTGTTTGAATCTTTGCTGAAGAATGATCGGGTTTTAATTGAAAGAATTATTTCAACAGGACAAACTACATCACCAGGAGAATATTATGATCAAAATCAAGATGAATGGGTAATTCTTTTACAGGGAGAAGCCGAACTTAGTTATGAAGATAATTCCCGAATCAAACTAGTAGCAGGAGATTACGTCTTTATCCCTGCTCATCAAAAACATCGGGTTGATTATACTAGCATTACTCCTCCTTGTATTTGGTTAGCCGTTCATTGTGAAACATCTTAAACTATGAATTTTTTTACTAAATTAGAGGAAGCGATCGCCCGAAATCGAAGTTTGTTGGTAGTAGGACTTGATCCTAATCCTGAAATGCTTCCAAAAGCTTATCTTCAGGGCAATCCGAGTAATTTAATGGCTGGTTTACAAGCTTGGTTACAATGGATCATTGAACAGACTGGCGATCGCGTTTGTGCTTATAAACCTACTTTGGGTTTTTATCAGGCGTTGGGTGTAGCGGGATTAGAATTACTCGATTTAGTTCTGGCGACAATTCCTTCCCATATACCTGTAATTTTAGATGCCAAACATGGCGATCTCAATACTAGTACAGTTTTTGCTCGAACTATCTTTCAAAAATGGCGAGTTGATGCAGTTACCTTAACTCCCTATGCAGGACAAGATCATGCTGCACCTTTTTTGGTTTATGCGGATAAAGCAGTTTTTATTCTCTGTCATACTTCTAATCCTGGCGCGATCGCTTTACAAGAATATCCTACGTCAGATAATCCTTTTTATTTACAAGTAGTTAGAGAAATCCAATCTTGGGGTACTTTAGAGCAACTTGGTTTAGAAGTAGGGACAACTAACCCCAATGTACTAAGAAAAATTCGTGCGATCGCTCCTGAAAGAATCATTTTGCTACGGAGTATTTGGGCAGAAGGAGGAGATTTAAAACAAATTCTTCAGGCTGGTTTAAATCAAACTGGAGATGGTTTATTAATTCCTGTTCCTCAAGATTATCTGGCTCAAACTAATCTTGCTGAAGCAGTTGAGCATTTAAATCAGGAAATCAATTTAACCAGAGAGCAAGTAATTAAAGAAGGTTCTAGTTGCCAACTTTGGACCACTAATGTTTGTTTTCTTCAGCAACATCCTCATCAAGACTTAATTTTACAATTATTTGATATTGGCTGCCTTTTATTTGGGGATTATATTCAAGCTTCTGGAGCAACTTTTTCTTATTATATTGATTTAAG from Stanieria cyanosphaera PCC 7437 encodes:
- a CDS encoding fructosamine kinase family protein, encoding MWQEIAKAISQATENSFEIENTRSVGGGCINQGYKVSGNGKNYFVKLNQASQIEMFVAEALGLEQMYATHTIIVPQPICWGVASNSCYLVLEWLDLGSGNSQAWSEMGKQLAAMHQKGTTDKFGWERNNTIGSTPQINHWMDNWADFFAEQRIGYQLKLAKRRGGSFPDSNQVVETVREQLADRQPEASIVHGDLWSGNASVTRNGQPVILDPATYYGDREVDLAMTELFGGFPAAFYRGYNQFWQLDSGYQQRKTIYNLYHVLNHFNLFGGGYSSQANRMISQILKDS
- a CDS encoding calcium-binding protein: MALIPGTADDDSLVGTNGNDSILGGEGNDTLNGRDGNDSIQGQEGDDSLLGGNGVDNLNGGEGNDTLFGQAGNDRLDAGEEGNDFLDGGAGNDTLFGGEGNDTLLGQAGNDILQGREGNDTLTGAAGSDSLVGGEDNDYLTGGISNDTLNGGKGDDTLIGGAGSDILTGGEDDDIFVLARGEGQDQIRDFVFDQDQIALAGSLTFGQITITQSGKNVLIGTTDSNEVLATVLNVNANQFDSDNFINEYDI
- the hemJ gene encoding protoporphyrinogen oxidase HemJ, which encodes MAYYWFKAFHLIGVVVWFAGLFYLVRLFVYHAEAYQEPEPARTILKKQYELMEKRLYNIITTPGMLVTVAMAIGLISTEPEILKSSWLHIKLGLVLLLIGYHHYCKRIMKQLAKDECKWTGQQFRALNEAPTIMLVLIVLLAVFKNNLPLDLTTWLIVALVIAMVASIQLYAKKRRKDKEKLAQSELQPELASTSVE
- a CDS encoding cupin domain-containing protein, producing MANIFQLPSSLPSEELFESLLKNDRVLIERIISTGQTTSPGEYYDQNQDEWVILLQGEAELSYEDNSRIKLVAGDYVFIPAHQKHRVDYTSITPPCIWLAVHCETS
- a CDS encoding bifunctional orotidine-5'-phosphate decarboxylase/orotate phosphoribosyltransferase; protein product: MNFFTKLEEAIARNRSLLVVGLDPNPEMLPKAYLQGNPSNLMAGLQAWLQWIIEQTGDRVCAYKPTLGFYQALGVAGLELLDLVLATIPSHIPVILDAKHGDLNTSTVFARTIFQKWRVDAVTLTPYAGQDHAAPFLVYADKAVFILCHTSNPGAIALQEYPTSDNPFYLQVVREIQSWGTLEQLGLEVGTTNPNVLRKIRAIAPERIILLRSIWAEGGDLKQILQAGLNQTGDGLLIPVPQDYLAQTNLAEAVEHLNQEINLTREQVIKEGSSCQLWTTNVCFLQQHPHQDLILQLFDIGCLLFGDYIQASGATFSYYIDLRKIISNPQIFNQVLNAYAEILQNLTFDRIAGLPYGALPTATGLALNLNYPMIFPRKEVKAHGTRRVIEGNFDPGETVVVIDDILISGKSAIEGAAKLESAGLTVEDIVVFIDHEGGVKDRLAQQGYRAHSVLTISEITETLSQAGRITQEQYDALQI